The Sesamum indicum cultivar Zhongzhi No. 13 linkage group LG2, S_indicum_v1.0, whole genome shotgun sequence genome contains a region encoding:
- the LOC105155431 gene encoding probable leucine-rich repeat receptor-like protein kinase At1g35710, whose protein sequence is MKSLFLAFLCMTLSHAAAKNLSEGENEAFALLSWKASLDSKSQSLLSSWSTASRPCIWAGLGCNKHGRIVRVNLTGYGIEGKLSDLNFSSLPHLHYIDLQNNSLIGNLPMNFFGLSRLTYLNLSVNHLSGKLQPEVGLLTGLRFFHMAANNLSGSAPQEIGSLTHLIELDLSSNSLTGPIPTSIGNLRDLTYISFAKNKISGCIPSSIGNLTKLNRLYLYGNQLSCHVPNEIGMLESLSELFLSKNNLMGPIPNSITSLANLNFLYLCENELSGCIPSAIGNLTKLRELCLYKNQLSCSIPDSIGNLRSLAILYLSENQLSGSIPSSIGNLTELTEMSLFKNQISGPLPVSIGNLRNLTIFRLSENLLSGCIPPTIGNLTGLNKLLLNVNNLSCSIPPEMVHLNHLESLSLSGNKLTGHLPDNLCLGGLLKNLTVNDNMITGHVPKSLRNCTSLQRLRLDRNRFTVNISEEFGFYPNLRYIDLSYNNFYGELSSNWGAYRNLTTLKISNNGISGEIPPELGGASQLYRLDLSSNLLTGSIPRSLGNLTFLLELLLNDNKLCGSVPSEIGKLKALSSLDLAANNLTGEIPGQVGECTKIFDLNLSSNSFTGYIPSQLGAMRDLQTLDLSNNMLNGEIPYQLGELKSLGIMILSHNRLSGSIPSSFEQCLSLVSVDISYNQLDGPLPDNRAFQKAPFDALRNNKGLCGNITGLGNCKPIQSIKPNQGSRKFLAVLIPVLLGSILLSVFIISLVLFSRADRSSSKDAPREPAEKLFDLWSFDGKLAYENIIEATENFNPRYHVGIGGQGSVFRAELADGQIVAVKKLHVSDDGGSKNPRSYTNEIRALTEIRHRNIVKLLGFCSHPRHTFLVYEFLEGGNLSDKLNSDEQAQEFQWNERINVVKGVANALSYMHHNCLPPILHLDISSKNVLLDLENEAHISDFGTAKLLSPDSSNWTSFAGTYGYAAPELAYTMKVSEKCDVYSFGVVALEVIMGRHPGDLISSISSSESISHSTLLKDMMDTRLPPAGKQVDELLVLTAKLAFDCVQANPQLRPTMQQVAYQLSS, encoded by the exons ATGAAATCTCTGTTTCTTGCATTTCTGTGCATGACCTTATCACATGCAGCAGCAAAGAATCTGTCTGAAGGAGAAAACGAAGCATTTGCTCTTCTGAGCTGGAAAGCCAGTCTTGATAGCAAAAGCCAGTCGCTCCTATCGTCGTGGAGTACTGCAAGTAGGCCTTGCATTTGGGCTGGCCTTGGATGTAACAAGCATGGAAGGATTGTGCGTGTAAATCTCACCGGCTACGGTATAGAAGGCAAGCTTTCCGATTTGAACTTTTCTTCATTGCCCCATCTCCACTACATTGATCTTCAGAACAACTCTCTGATTGGGAACCTTCCCATGAACTTTTTTGGCCTGTCAAGGCTCACTTATCTTAATTTATCTGTCAATCATCTGTCGGGCAAACTTCAACCCGAGGTAGGCCTTCTTACCGGCCTAAGATTCTTTCATATGGCTGCAAACAATCTCAGTGGCTCTGCTCCTCAAGAAATTGGAAGCTTAACTCATCTGATAGAACTTGATTTATCGAGCAACAGCCTAACAGGTCCGATTCCTACTTCTATTGGGAACTTGAGGGACTTAACTTACATATCATTCgcaaagaataaaatatccGGCTGCATACCTTCGTCGATTGGAAACCTGACAAAACTAAACAGGCTTTACTTGTATGGAAATCAATTATCCTGCCATGTCCCAAACGAAATTGGAATGCTGGAGTCACTTAGTgaactttttctttcaaagaATAATCTCATGGGTCCAATTCCCAACTCAATTACCAGTTTGGCCAACTTAAACTTCTTATACCTCTGTGAGAACGAGCTTTCAGGATGCATTCCTTCCGCCATTGGGAATTTAACAAAACTCAGAGAGCTGTGTCTGTATAAGAACCAGCTATCCTGTTCAATCCCTGATAGCATTGGCAATTTGCGCAGCCTGGCAATATTGTACCTCAGTGAAAATCAGCTCTCAGGATCTATTCCTTCTTCTATTGGGAACTTAACGGAGCTCACAGAGATGTCTTTGTTCAAAAACCAGATATCCGGTCCGCTGCCTGTTAGTATTGGCAATTTGAGGAACTTAACTATTTTCCGCCTTAGTGAAAACTTGCTTTCGGGATGTATTCCTCCTACAATTGGGAACTTGACAGGGCTGAATAAGCTGCTTCTCAATGTAAATAACTTGTCCTGTTCAATCCCTCCAGAAATGGTTCATCTTAACCATTTGGAGTCTTTATCTTTAagtggaaacaaacttacagGCCATTTGCCAGACAATTTGTGTCTAGGTGGGTTACTTAAAAATCTTACCGTAAATGACAACATGATCACGGGTCATGTCCCAAAAAGCTTAAGAAACTGCACTAGCCTACAGAGACTCAGGCTTGACAGAAACAGATTTACAGTGAATATATCAGAAGAATTTGGTTTCTACCCGAACCTGCGTTACATCGATTTGAGTTACAACAATTTTTATGGTGAGCTATCTTCTAATTGGGGGGCATACCGCAACCTGACAACCTTGAAGATCTCGAACAATGGTATCTCGGGAGAAATACCTCCTGAGCTTGGAGGGGCTTCTCAACTGTACAGGTTAGATCTCTCCTCAAACCTATTAACTGGGAGTATTCCCAGAAGTTTGGGGAATTTAACCTTTCTGCTGGAGCTGCTGTTGAATGATAACAAACTTTGTGGAAGCGTCCCATCAGAAATCGGGAAGCTCAAGGCACTGTCATCACTAGACCTGGCGGCAAACAATCTTACTGGCGAAATTCCAGGACAAGTTGGAGAATGCACAAAAATATTCGACTTGAACTTGAGCAGCAATTCGTTCACCGGATATATTCCTTCTCAACTAGGAGCTATGCGAGATCTTCAAACTCTTGATCTCAGCAACAACATGTTAAATGGTGAAATCCCTTACCAGCTAGGAGAGCTGAAAAGCTTGGGAATTATGATACTGTCACATAACAGGTTATCGGGTTCCATTCCTTCAAGCTTTGAGCAATGCTTGAGTTTAGTTTCTGTGGATATCTCCTATAATCAGTTAGACGGTCCTCTTCCAGATAACCGGGCATTTCAGAAGGCCCCTTTTGATGCCTTGAGAAATAATAAGGGCCTATGTGGCAACATTACAGGTCTGGGGAATTGTAAGCCAATACAGTCAATTAAACCAAACCAAGGGAGTAGAAAGTTTCTTGCTGTACTGATACCTGTACTTTTGGGAAGCATCTTGCTTTCAGTTTTCATCATCAGTCTGGTTTTGTTTTCAAGAGCAGATAGAAGCAGCAGCAAAGATGCCCCAAGAGAACCAGCTGAAAAATTGTTCGATTTGTGGAGCTTTGATGGTAAGTTAGCATATGAAAACATAATTGAAGCAACAGAGAACTTCAATCCCAGATATCATGTTGGCATTGGAGGACAGGGTAGCGTGTTTAGGGCTGAGTTGGCAGATGGACAAATTGTGGCAGTCAAGAAGCTCCATGTTTCAGATGATGGTGGATCAAAGAATCCAAGAAGTTACACGAATGAAATACGTGCACTGACAGAGATACGCCATCGCAATATAGTGAAGCTGTTAGGCTTTTGTTCGCATCCACGTCACACATTCTTGGTCTATGAGTTCTTGGAAGGGGGAAACTTGTCAGATAAACTAAACTCCGATGAACAAGCACAGGAATTTCAATGGAATGAGAGGATAAATGTTGTCAAGGGTGTGGCAAATGCTTTGTCCTACATGCATCACAATTGTTTACCTCCCATACTTCATCTGGATATATCAAGCAAGAACGTTCTTTTGGATTTGGAGAATGAAGCTCACATTTCTGATTTTGGCACAGCAAAGCTGTTGAGCCCAGACTCATCTAACTGGACTTCTTTTGCTGGAACTTATGGTTATGCAGCTCCGG AACTGGCATACACTATGAAAGTGAGTGAGAAGTGTGATGTCTACAGCTTTGGAGTGGTAGCACTAGAAGTGATCATGGGGAGGCATCCTGGAGATCTAATTTCATCCATATCATCATCAGAATCAATATCTCATAGCACGTTACTGAAAGACATGATGGACACTCGACTCCCACCTGCAGGGAAGCAAGTGGACGAACTACTGGTGTTAACAGCAAAGCTGGCTTTTGATTGTGTGCAGGCTAATCCACAGCTTCGACCAACCATGCAGCAGGTTGCTTACCAGCTATCAAGTTAA
- the LOC105179554 gene encoding fructose-1,6-bisphosphatase, cytosolic yields the protein MDHAAEAHRTDLMTITRYVLNEQSKHPESRGDFTILLNHIVLGCKFVCSAVNKAGLAKLIGLAGETNVQGEEQKKLDVLSNEVFIKALVSSGRTCILVSEEDEEATFVEPSKRGRYCVVFDPLDGSSNIDCGVSIGTIFGIYMIKEGGEPKLEDVLQPGKNMLAAGYCMYGSSCTLVLSTGAGVNGFTLDPSLGEFILTHPDIKIPKKGKIYSVNEGNAKNWDGPTAKYVEKCKFPKDGSPAKSLRYIGSMVADVHRTLLYGGIFLYPADKKSPNGKLRVLYEVFPMSFLMEQAGGQAFTGKQRALDLVPKKIHERSPIFLGSYDDVEEIKALYAAEEPK from the exons ATGGATCACGCGGCGGAGGCTCATCGGACGGATTTGATGACCATAACTAGGTATGTGTTGAATGAGCAGTCAAAGCATCCGGAGTCGCGCGGGGATTTCACCATCTTGCTCAATCATATTGTTCTTGGCTGCAAGTTCGTTTGCTCTGCTGTTAACAAG GCTGGTTTAGCCAAACTCATCGGTCTTGCTGGAGAGACGAATGTGCAG GGTGAAGAACAGAAGAAACTAGATGTTCTCTCAAATGAAGTGTTCATCAAGGCATTAGTCAGCAGTGGTCGAACT TGCATCCTCGTCTCTGAAGAGGATGAAGAGGCAACATTCGTGGAACCCTCTAAGCGTGGAAG GTACTGTGTTGTGTtcgatccattggatggatcgTCCAATATCGACTGTGGTGTTTCTATTGGAACT ATCTTTGGGATCTACATGATCAAAGAGGGAGGTGAACCAAAACTAGAAGACGTGTTGCAGCCCGGGAAGAATATGCTAGCTGCTGGCTATTGCATGTATGGAAGTTCTTGCACG CTTGTGCTGAGTACTGGAGCTGGAGTTAATGGATTCACACTCGATCCATCTCTTGGAGAATTCATATTGACTCATCCAGATATTAAG attccaaagaaaggaaaaatatattctgtTAATGAAGGAAATGCCAAGAACTGGGATGGTCCAACAGCAAA GTATGTGGAAAAATGCAAGTTCCCCAAAGATGGGTCACCAGCAAAATCTCTAAGATACATTGGAAG TATGGTAGCTGATGTCCATCGCACGTTACTTTATGGAGGCATCTTTCTGTACCCAGCTGACAAGAAAAGCCCAAATGGAAAACTGAG GGTGCTGTATGAAGTCTTTCCTATGTCGTTTCTGATGGAACAAGCGGGAGGACAGGCATTTACGGGGAAGCAGAGG GCACTCGATTTGGTCCCAAAGAAGATACACGAGCGTTCTCCAATATTCCTCGGTAGCTACGATGATGTCGAGGAGATCAAAGCATTGTACGCTGCTGAAGAgccaaaataa